A window of the Trichoderma asperellum chromosome 4, complete sequence genome harbors these coding sequences:
- a CDS encoding uncharacterized protein (EggNog:ENOG41) — protein MFGSYSSYSSVSAMSAAIDISPSNLRSTRDASCAFPSWPRRESLSEYGREERATSFLSDDDLLLSDPFDDDSHSIASSSASSSPIMMQSPPRLTDLEILELQREKLAVQREAVRQVMLEKERRKLAAKKKSSRVHVSSKKSPKSKLASMTPISE, from the coding sequence ATGTTCGGTTCATACAGCTCCTACAGCTCAGTGAGCGCCATGTCCGCCGCCATCGACATCAGCCCCTCCAACCTGCGCAGCACCCGCGATGCCTCATGCGCATTCCCCTCGTGGCCCAGACGCGAGTCTCTCTCCGAGTATGGCCGCGAGGAGCGAGCCACTTCTTTCCTCTCCGACGACGACCTCCTCCTGTCTGACCCCTTCGACGACGACAGCCACAGCAtcgccagctccagcgcctcATCCTCCCCCATCATGATGCAGTCTCCTCCTCGCCTTACTGATCTGGAGATCCTGGAGCTGCAGCGCGAGAAGCTGGCTGTTCAGCGCGAGGCCGTCCGCCAGGTCATGCTCGAGAAGGAGCGCCGAAAGCTggccgccaagaagaagagcagccgaGTTCACGTTAGCTCCAAGAAGAGCCCCAAGTCCAAGCTTGCCTCCATGACTCCCATCTCTGAGTAG